The Falco cherrug isolate bFalChe1 chromosome 3, bFalChe1.pri, whole genome shotgun sequence genome segment AGGTTAGAAGTGCTCAACAGCAGCACCTGGCTCTATAAAAAGCAGCCCTCAAAGCCCTAACGCTTACTACAACACAGACTATGATTAAATTTGCATACAGGCAAAAgcttttggagagaaaaatctaTATAGTAAATCCAGCCAGAAGCTAAAATGAATTGCTATCAAGTCACTCATGCCTGTAATACAGCTGACCATCAGCAAAACTGGCTACCTAAGGAAGGTCAACAGACACTCCTGAAGACCTGACTCTTGAAGATGTAAGCCCTTGAACTTATTCACATTATACCTCAGAACAGCTGAATAAAATGACCCCTTGCTTTCTGCCTGAACACCGCTTAGGCTGGGGGTATCATCTTGTGTAAAAGGATTTCTAAAGGAGGTTTCTTTTAGATACATTCTCACCATTTAATCCAGTTCCCCTCCCTACAACTGAGAACGTCCCTGGACAGATGGGGTGGCATTAGGTCTCTTTGTACCACCTTAGGTTTGGCGGCTGCTGCTGTTATCCGGTAGCTTTTTATGCTTGCAGAAATTAATCTGAGACAGTGTTTCTTAAAATACCAGTATCTAGTATTACTACCAGTTACTTGTATCAAGTTAACTGGAAATCTTGTAAATTTAAAACTTCATCACAATAGGATTATTCCACTTGGTGCATCTAACTGTTGTTTAGCCTGCCTAAGTGACCCTGAAAtgcctcctgcttcccagcagaTTATTTCACTGTGAATTCAATCCATTCACATCGGCAGTTTTTTATCCCAAATGCATTCAAATGCAATtgaagcattttgatttttagtcTGGGCACAGGTAGTAATTCAGATGATTAGAAAGTAATTTAGAAAGCGATGAATCTCTGCTGCAAAGACTGAGGTTCAGATTTGTTATTCCTGATTgagcttcagaatattttcagaCGCACGCAGTACAGCAGAGCTGTCTGTCACTGTGCAGCAGACCCAGCGTTGCTGCGCTGCGCTCCCCGGCAGCTCCGAACTCGATCACAGCAAAGGAACAGAGCAGAGATTCTTTGAGGCAAGAGTGCCGGCTACCCGATGAGTCACGGGAGCCAGCACTGGCAAGAGACCGACCGCAAGCACAAACAAGGCGCTCAGATTTCACCAAATGAAAGGCAGTAAACAGCCAAGAGACTTTAATATTTACTACAATAATTTGCTACGGGGAGGGAAATCAGTACTCCCGACTCTTCCAGCTCTATCTGCTAACAGAACCAGGCACTCTTCTATCTGTTCAGtgaaattacaggaaaatacaaaaatacgATTCATAATCTGCTTCTACTTAAGCATTAACCAGCAACTATGATAACCACTGTTTCATCTGCATGAAGAGATTAGCTAAAGTATATCGCCCAGAGGGAAAGCCCCACATAAATACAAGGTTTCTGCATGTCATTTTCATAATCTGCCTGTTCGAGAAGAGACCTTAAAAGCCCTGCTGGAAACTCAACACTCATTAATCCACTCACCCATTTTGTTAAACTTTACTTAAATGGAGTAATAACGCTCAACCCTCACAGATTACTCATTAGCTACAGGAAGTTCAGCTGCATCAaacctgaaaggaaaacagtctgATTTATCTTAAGCTAACAACAGCAGTTTAGGTGCACAGGCTAAAATTACTAGGCCTCAATTAAAACATTCAGAAGAGAGACTTTTACCTTTCCTTTAGTATTTCCAGCAAATGAACACTGAAGTACCAGTGAAGAGTTGCAAAATTAACTTGGCTAAAGCCAGTAAGTACTTATATCTCCAATATGGCATCTTCTATAAGGCAGAAGCTGACTGCCCAGTCTTGCAAGAGATAcactgcaggcactgctgctgctttcatccCGTCAGATTTGGAAAGCTTATCATCAAGAAAGAGCAGGTTAAGTCTACCataagcaaaaccagaacataCAATATACAGGGACCAACTGTATTTAATCACTATTTTAAGATCTTAAGAGTGCAGAAGCTCTGGGAAAAGCATTAGGTAACTCTCCAGTTTGATACTACAAGCAATGTGATCCCCACTGACGATTCCATAGGGCCCAGAGCGGAGACCCCGGCACTGGGACTGGGCTGCTCAGCACCGTCCTGCACATGAAAGGtcctccagcctctcccagtGCCTCAACTGGCACTGGCCCAACAAATCCCAAACTTTGCAACAGACTTGGTCATCCTGGTTTTAAACAGTTCCTCAAGTGCATGAGTGGCTTCTAAATTCATAActacatttatttccatttttggCAATTTTCCATATTGCCAGTTTATTAATCCCTCCTGATAGCAAATAAACTTGCTGCTAAAACACTTGTCAAGATACAACAGTCACCCTATTTTCTGTCACCCTTGAAGGCCcagttaaagaaaattaaacacataGGCTTGAAGCTACACcatatatttgtaaataaaataatttgacagAACAAGATTACAAAGTACGAAACGAGCCCTTTCAGGAATTTTTAAGTACAAGAGAAGTTGATGTTAAGTCCATTTTGTAAAGTTTTAAACAAATACTACTGAGGGATAGGAGTATTACCATAAaatactcttatttttttttaatgctttctcaAAAAGCTTGGACCATATACATCAATTTCAGATGAGAAATCCCACACGCACGCATTGGTTTGGTTACAGCTTCAGGGATCAGTGCAGCACAGTGCAAGTTTCATTCACAGATAAAAAGATATTTGAAGTAGGTACAAGAACATTCTACAAAATACAGGATGCGATCTAGCTCTTGGCAACCCTCTTCCCACCTCTAAAAAGTGCTGAAAACTAAGCACAACAtacagaaacagggaaaaatacaCAAGGACAAGTTAATATTTGACAACTTAATAAAGAGGAAACAATTGCATCCAGAAGAAAATTGTTAGTCATTAGAAGGTATATACAAGGGAAGTTTGTACTTTGATTCTGTAGAAAAATCCTGAAACATAAATACTAAGAGAGGTACAGAAAGTAAGCACTATTAACTGAAAGTGCCTTCTCAGAACAGCCCATTTTCCCCTGCTGCAGGTCACCATTCCCTCAATCAGCTGGTCTTTCAGTATATACAATTATTTATTGCTTATCTGGCAATTTTACAGAATCTTCCTGGTCCCTAATCTCTTATCAGAAagcattttccccttcttatGTTTATTTCAAAGTAGATCAAATACTcttcagtgctttttaaaaaaagaatttttagaaTTGCCCAAgctaaaaatattaacagaattTTCACCTGAAGCAATGTCTTACAGACTATTAGAGTGCCTTCTTAAAGATGCTAAGTGCACCTTTAGCTACCAGAAATCTCAGAGGGCTACAGCTTTGAAGTGCTCcactaatttttatatttaaaaaaaaaagactgacaTTTACAGCATACAGAATGGGAGACTAGTGCAATATGCAGCATTGattgtttatttaataaatatttaacccAATTATTGCCACCCAAGGCAAACAGTGCAGAAATTGTCACTTAGAGATACaaaagtttaacttttttttttataaagtcaGTTGCTACTATAGCCATACAACTATTTCAGAGGGTTTTCTGCTTCAAATTTGACACAACcattataaaaatatagaaacatAGTATCTGGAGGTTTAACATGTCTCTGCAAGTCTAACTTTTACATTTACATGCAAACATGACATTTCTGTATTCAAgaactgatttaaaataaaaatgaatactGTGGTAGAGACATTTTCTGCACTGACGATTTCATTCTAGTTCTTAAATACATCTTTCTTGGTCCTGGGTATACATTTAGACTGAAATAACTAGCATCTTACATTTATCCTGAGGTCAGctgtgtaaaaagaaaagccaatttTATAAGGTTACTTGCAGGCTTTTTGTTCAAAACATgaggttatttttaaacaagctaATCAAACCCTTAGGGGGGGGAACCCAACCCTCTCACCAATGTTTCAAGAAACAATTTAGTGTcatttttgggaaatatttccaaaaacATATAGGCTATCACATCCAAATACTTTATCACCCAACTAAAATTTCAGTATGCATTTGCCGAACATGAAACTTAGAAACTgttctaaaaagaaaacttataAATCCCCATGAAGAGTCACCCTAAGCTTCTTATCTCAAGATCCTGACCCGCAATGCAACTCCTGCAAGAACCAACCCGCTGAAGCCTGTGGGAATCCATGGAGTCTTTGGGTCTGCCTGCAGAGGGGAGGACATGTGATTCAGGTCTCCGGCACCCACCGCAGGGTACAGTTCTGACCTTGTCAAAGCTCCACTTTGAACACAGCAGTTATTTTCAATAGCACCAACAATCTCTCAGATACCAGCATCAGGCAAACACAGACAACACAGAATAGGTTTGTTTCTTCCTGAATCAGCACAACTGGTAGAAGGCACTGCTTGGCATAGGAAGTCATAAATAAGAGCAAAACAAGACAATTTCTAAGTTCTGTGACATTTCGATTTGCAAGTTATGTCACATTTCAACTTAATACATACCATGATTAGAAAAACAGGGTGTTCTAAGGGATTAACCAAAACATCACTGTTCCATGCATGCTTACGGTTTTTCTCCCTAtatccaaaaaaccccacataatGTATCAATATGAAGCATTAGGAAGTATGGGTTGTTAAATTAAGAAAGTACATTTTATTCTCCAACCTTCCACAAAAGTCTAACCTAGACGCAACTCAAGTATAAGAAGTTGGAAAATATTCTGATAACATTTTCAACAGTCTATCcctgcagaggaatgaaaaaacTATTGTCTAGAGAATTCATAGATTGAGGCACATCGCAGTTGAAGCTATTCAGGCATATTTTATGGCtagaacaggattttttttgagGAACCTCACTATAGACTTCCCCAAAAGCAGCTCCATATGGTTTGAAACACAAATTGCaacatgtggaaaaaaaatatgtttggtCCTTAATCACTACtgtcttcatcatcatcatcatcagatACATCATTTAAAGATGATTTAGGTGAATGGCTGTAGGAGTCTGACCTAGTGGACTGACAAGCAGTCATCTCTCCGGTAGAAAGAAGATCATAGCAGAAGTCGCAAATTCGCACAGGCTTGGAAGACTGGCTCGGGAGAAGAAACCTCTTTTCAGAGCAAGGCCCACACACAACAAAGCCGCACTTGCGACAGTGGTGACGACGGTTGACAGGCGTAAATTTCGCTTTCTGACAGCGCATGCACACGGTGGCTTCCGAGTCCGGTACCCAGACAGCTGCATGTTCATTGCTAGGAGTCTTCCCGCTTTTGGAAAGCAAATCAGAAACACACTTATTTATGTGGTTCATCCACTCGGATTTCTCTGTAGCAGTGGCAGCATAAACCGCAAAAGACTTTGTTGGTGTCTTGATAAGCCACCCATTCCGTAAGTCTCCCTCATCCTGGATGGAATCAATAGTGACATTTTCCAGTGGGATTATGTGCTGTTTGTTGTACTTCTTCTTCTGGATGACAATGTTACCATAAACAAGAATGTCATTGAACAAGAAGAACTGCCTTGCTTTAGGCTTCTTCCTACACAGCTTTGTTAGTACTCCCTCTCCGATCAGAACACGACCAGGAATAGTCAGAGGTTGACCAGCTGCTCCAAAGCAGTTTTCCACTATACTTATTCTTCTAGTATTTGCCTCGCTGTTTGCCAAGCGATCCACCATCTTTCACAAGTATCCTAAAATTAGAAAGACAAGTTTGTTGTTAGAGCAGGACTGATTCAATAGCAGCCTTCCCTGAGGAAGGTACCAACCCCGCACTTCTTAAAATATCTAACAGAACCTGCTGGCTCAGTGGCATCAACTTGGGTTAGATTTAAAGAAGTCTTAACACCTAAGAATTTTTAGCAACTGAATAGTCTTTTTTTCGAAAGCAAAAATGTTCCATCCAGCTGACAGCTATCTTTACCACACAGACAGCACCTACAGCACTGCTCTTGAAAGCCTCTGGCAACAGACTAGAAGGCTTCCTTTCTAGTAAGGTTACTGTGTCCTGGTTTAATGCTCATGTTTCTCTGCCTATCCTCCTGAACTTACAGTCTGGATGGCAAAAGAAAGTATCGCCCATCATTCCAAATTCTAATACTGACAAACATCAACTTAACTGAGCTGCTTGGAGACCCATGTTCATGTTAacacaacaaataaaaatgatatAATTGATGTTCACATAGGAAACCGCCATGCCCGAGCTCAGTATTGCTCTTTTTGCAGTACGTAGACATTAAATCATGGGCCAAAACTATGACTCTACCTGCCAGAAACATTTTGTACAGGCCACAGCTTGCACCCACCAGCACCTGCTTTCATGGCAAACTTGAGCAAAGAACAGGGAGTGAGTCACAGCTGGTGGCCTATCGCCTGCTCACTGTTGCCTTCTTTTTGCAGGGGTCCCACAGTCCCTCCCTCCTCACCTACTGGAACCACATTGCAGCATCAGGATCAGGTGACATACACAAGCAGACCAGCACAGAGGATAAGCCACACAGCTTGCAACTGCTCCTGAGAAAGACTTTGTGACCTGCACTGGCTTAAAGTTTAGGCAAGAAGACTTCGTATTTCAGGAAGTGCTGATGAACTGAGTACGTATGTTCCAGCTACCACTTAAAACCACCCCTCATCCTTCCCCAAGCAGCAAAGAAGATTTTCTCTTGAAAGGGTAAGGTTCCTAAGGCATCCAACGGGGAACTGAAAATAAGAAGCCTCTATAGTGATTCATACGTCACCAAACCGCTCTGTAGCCTACCTTTTACCCTAGAGCTTCCCAGGCAGAAGTCAGGCAAAGGAAACTTCTGCCAGTCTGATCCAGATCTGCTCCCCTCAAGCTCCTCCTGAGTACAGCAGCCATGAACCTGAACTGTGTGCTTGACGACAGCGAGAAAGCTGGCAGAGGCGAGTACTAAGGACAGACCTGTCTCTCAGCGGGCAGAAGACCGCTCTCCTGTGCCTTCCTTTCCAGCTACCACAGGGCTGACGCTCACAACACCCTTTGGTACAAGCACAGCTTTGAACAGGCCTGAAGGAGGGCAGAATAGCCAACACTCCAGCGCCTGCTACCTGTGCTTCCCAACACGATCCCCGTTTGGGAACTCCTCTACATTCACCTACCTTTTCTTTTAGGTCTACGCTGCCTGCCATCCATAGAGCACCAGCTGTAACAGAGATGAAACTGGGCTGAAACAAGGCTCAGACTTGATGCTGCTCAGACTCTCACTCTGCCACAACCTGATCCAGTCAATCTTCTTCCCATGACTCAAAGCCCAGATCCTTGCTTACAAAATAGGGATGAAACTTCTTGATAGAAGCATGGTGGCAGAGAAACCTCTCATCAGGCCTCATCTAAATAAGTATGTTACCTATCATTATACAAATCCACACGGCCAATGTTAAGTgtgattaaaaaataacctATAAGTTACTACTTTGAGAGTTTAATTAGTTCCACAAGCAGGCTTGCTCAGACATAACTAAACCGACCTTTTTTTAAGTTCTGCACAAACATCACCTTGTATCGAAGTCtgacagagaagacagaagtaTCTATTAAAGATATTACTCAGCATTACTTTTGAATTGTCTTTGCGTGCCTTACAGCATTAGTTACAGCATGCAAGTATTGTGTTAACCAGTTTTATGGTTAATGGAATTATAAAGCCACCAAATCTGAGTTTATTTTGATCTGCAGAAGGCCAAGACAAAACACAAACTGCCTTATAAAAAGTATTCAAAAGATTTAACTGTGCTGCATCAAGGCACACAAGCAAGTACACCTATGCTATTTCTACCAggtatcaaagaaaaaaaggctgacCTCCTCCGTTACCCTGGCCAGTGGCTTCCGATTTGATCAGTTAGAAAGTGTAAAGCTTTAAGTCATCTTTGCTGTGaagcaaacatttctttctgttcttctgtgatgggttgaccctgggtggatgccaggtgcccaccaaagctgctctatcacttcccctcctcagctggacaggggagggaaaacagactcaacttgggggGAAATTAACCTAATTTGTTAccatcaaatcagagtagggtaacAAGGAAATAGgaacaaatcttaaaacactttGACCCCCACCCTCCCTCTTTCTGTGCACAACTTCACTCCCAATcttttctacctcctccccaccagcaggcacAGGGGGACAaggaatgggggttgcagtcagttcattgcacattgtctctgctgctccctccccctcagggggaggctcctcacactctgcccctgctccagcctggggtctcTCCCATGagagacagtcctccacaaacttctccaacgtgggtccttcccacgggctgcagttctccatgaactgctccagtgtgggttcCTCCCACGGGGTGCcatccttcaggaacagactgctccaacGTTGGTCCCtcacagggtcacaagcccagccagcaaacctgccccagcctgggctcctcccTCCACAGGTCTTGtcaggaccctgctccagcacaggcttcccacagggtcacagcctccttaaCGCACcgacctgctccagcatggggtcctccatgggctgcaggtggatatctgctccactgtggacctccacgggctgcaggggcacagcctgccacaCCGGGGGCTTCaacatgggctgcaggggaacctctgctctggctccTGGAGCACCCCCTGcacctcctgcactgacctgggtgtctgcagggctgttgcccTCAcgtattctcactcctctctggctgcagttgccGTTGTGCAGGTTTCACACATacccccttcttaaatatgttatcccagaggcactaccacctctgctgatgggctcagccttggccagtgatgggtccatcttggagccagctggcattgggTCTATCGggcacaggggaagcttctggcagcttctcgccctgctaccaaaacattgccacacaaacccaatacatcTTCAATCAGAATAACCATCACTACCTTCTTTGTTAAGCTGAGGACTGAAATACTTGTCAGTCATCTCTACAGGGAAGATGGGGAGTCCAagtggaaggaggaaaaaacccccaccaataaaaaaaaaaaaacaactgttatTTCCATCTCCTTCATCAGCTCTACTTTTCTGAACCATGACTCTTGTCAAAGTTCTCAAAGCTTTGTCCATCATTCCCTTTAAGAGAGGCCCACAAGCAGACGTTGTACTAAATCCCTAAATCCTCCTGCAACAACAAAACTTAGCTGATACAATTCAGCCTTGTTTCCTTCTGTAGCGATACCAACTTATGTTATCTGCCCCCACCCTGTTCCCTTGTGCCATCACAAAAGCTACACAGCAAATCAGATCAGCGCTGATCAAGTTAAGAACAAATCAGAGTGCTTTAGGGCTCAGGTTTGCTGGTTAGCTGCAGGGGAAGAACGGGAAGGGAGGCAGGTGCTTAGACAGTGCCCTGCACAGAAAGTGCATTGGCTTAAACTGATCAGTAAACAGAGGTATTACAGCTTTGcagtttttttctctcaggGAACAGCAGAAGACTCAAGTTGCATCAACAcgattctttttttttttaatgctattacTATATAGGCATATCCAAAAATACACCTTTCAACAGACACCTTATTTCCTTCAAGCATTCCAAGCACCAATACTAACTTATACACATGGGGACACACAATAACCACCCTTTACATGTTTTACTAAGCATGAAGatctaacctttttttttttattattttcctccttttttacATATATACCAACTAACTACTACCACATGGCAAGGAGGCACAACACTGGCAATTGGGAGTGAGATTTTTGGGTGATTAGTTTTACTTCTACTACAGCCTTGTCTAATGCAGAGGTGCCACTCTGCAGAAATGCTTTTGGCTTGCCCCAACTATTATCTATCTACCAAGGAGAAAGTACTAAGGAAGGAATGCAAAAGATAAGCCAGGAAATTTTAGGATGACAACAAATACACAACTAGGCTCAAAAACCAAATTCAGGCATCTGACTGCCAAAGCCCAAGATTTGTAATGAGGGTTAATTGCCATTAACTGCCAAATAACCATTCCCATCTAACAACACACTAGCAATAAACAGCCTTTGCAAGTGCCAAAGTAGACCAACAGCTGCTTCGGACTTCAAAAACAAGGACTCAGTCACAGGGTCAGTCTAAAGTTATTTAGTAATCCCCATGTTCCCTATGAAGTGGAGAAGGAAATAAGTCAAAAGAGCGCAAAGTGGACAGGCAAAGAGAATACACTTTTCTGCAGGTACAAATCAATGTGCTACTTCTAAACTTACACTTTTATACACACTATCTGCAAATTACAACAATTTAGATGCTTTAGCTAGTCTGCAAGGGGGAACACCcactctctcacacacacaccccagcccccaaaaaaccccacagtcaCACTGACAGGTTTCAGCAAAGCTCATGGTGTGAAGTTACAGCAACCTGCAGGAAAGCACTCACTGCTCCACAACTCCAGTTCAGCCTCTCTGCACTCCCTGCCAATACACAGCAAACTCTGTTCAAGGTCACCatgaaagctttcaaaatacaagtcactgggagaagaaaacagtggGAGAAAAGGCTAAAGGTTTTAATTAACTGTTCTCTAGGATGACCTAAGAGAAAACAACTCTAACCAGGATCACTTAATAATCATTATGGCTTGAAACCAAGACACATGACTCCA includes the following:
- the PLEKHF2 gene encoding pleckstrin homology domain-containing family F member 2, whose protein sequence is MVDRLANSEANTRRISIVENCFGAAGQPLTIPGRVLIGEGVLTKLCRKKPKARQFFLFNDILVYGNIVIQKKKYNKQHIIPLENVTIDSIQDEGDLRNGWLIKTPTKSFAVYAATATEKSEWMNHINKCVSDLLSKSGKTPSNEHAAVWVPDSEATVCMRCQKAKFTPVNRRHHCRKCGFVVCGPCSEKRFLLPSQSSKPVRICDFCYDLLSTGEMTACQSTRSDSYSHSPKSSLNDVSDDDDDEDSSD